CAGAGCTTAAGCGATGAAGAAAGACATTCATCCCGACTACCACCAGATCAAGGTCGTCCTGACCGACGGGGCGGAGTATATGACCCGCTCCACCTACGGTGTGGAGGGCGACACGCTGACGCTCGACATCGACCCGAAGACCCATCCGGCCTGGACCGGCGGCGGCCAACACCTTGTCGATCGCGGCGGACGGCTGAGTCGGTTCAAGAAGAAATACGAAGGCCTGCTCGGAAGCTAGGGTCGTAAGACCGACCTAACG
This genomic window from Hyphomicrobiales bacterium contains:
- the rpmE gene encoding 50S ribosomal protein L31 codes for the protein MKKDIHPDYHQIKVVLTDGAEYMTRSTYGVEGDTLTLDIDPKTHPAWTGGGQHLVDRGGRLSRFKKKYEGLLGS